Genomic window (Helianthus annuus cultivar XRQ/B chromosome 3, HanXRQr2.0-SUNRISE, whole genome shotgun sequence):
CCCATTGCATCAAATTCATTAGAAACAGACGCAAGATCCTTGGCAGCTTCCGATATAGCATTTTGACACGTCTCCCGACAACACTCATTAACAAGATCAATCTTCCCACAACTAGCAAGAATCTTACAAGTGTTGACCATTTTTTCAAACCCGTCAACATCTTTTACTGGGCAAGAAGCTTCGGTTAGGTTTGACGGACCAACGGAACAAATCTGCTGCAAAGTGTTATCCGCACCTTGACTCGTGAGAATTTGGTCAAAGTCGGAAAGACAGTGTTTAGCGTGAGTCGAGTTTAGCGAAAGTGTTTTGGTTTTTTTACTGGATTGACCAATGAGTATCACGAGAGTTGCTTCAAGTTGTGGACAGCATACTACATTGGCAAGGTACGGTGCAAATACCGTGAAACAATCAGTTGCAGTAATGCTCCTCATGGTATCTATCGCATCGAAGTCTAGCGTACAGAGGCCtggattaaattaaaatatatatttaaacaaaatgctattcattattttttttaactggGTTGCTTCTGGTCATGTTTTATTACGGTCAAAAGTCACCCAAACGGTATTATAATGCGTAAAACCTTATAGATTACATTTAGTTGAAAATCAGTTATTGTTGAGATAGTATACTTTTTACAATCATATtagttagagtaaattgccattttagtccaaatagatttttaaaaatatgtgtgtgtatgttttTCTAAAGAAATAACATTATATATGTATAATTATTTGTTATTTATATGTATAAAGGGGTAAAAagatttttggatgaaaatggcaagtaCCAAACTATTTTAGTGAGCTGACCAAATTACCCCCGACTTAACTGAGATTTTTGACGGAGTTAACGAAATGGACGAAAATGACCAAAAATGGAAACGTCGGGAACCCAGGGAAGAAAAAagaactatttggactaaagtgacattttgggccaaacctcagggactaaaatggcaattaactctattaGTTATTTACAAAAGGTTTATATTATGTACACCAATATGCCCATTAAGTATGCCACCACTAAACAAGATAAAGAGGGTGTGTGAAACGAACCTGATAACTTTGGGGCGGTGTTATTTGTGATTGTGAAGGGAGACGgtccaagaagaggatataggggTTCAGGATTTCCGGTCGGAGAAATCTCGGGCAACAAGTTATCCGCTCTTTGATCAAATATTAGGGAGTTATGCAGTGAGCTGCATTGGGAGCCATTGAAACCTGTCCAAACGCTTGTGTGTcaataaaatatacaaaaaatTTCCGTTCATGGCATGTTTTCAAGCTATATTTATATGCCAGTGGGTATATTAGATATTTGACTAATAGTCAGTCAAAACACTCTACGAAACAGAGTGACGTGCGTTTGTGGCACAATGGGCTTCCACTATACATATTAAAGATTATTACTTTCAACTTTAAAGTATATCATTTAAGACATTTAACTAATAGTCAGTCGAACACTTTGCATTTCATGAGAACAAAAGGAACCATGAGGATGTGTTGACATTATTTTTTAATCCATTCTCTAGGATAGCATCCACCACACGATATAGATATAAGTGTTAACAGCGACCACACAACTTGTTGGTATTTTTCGGTTCAAATGCAACGGGATAGGCTACGACTAGTTTGGAATTTGGATACAGAAAACATCACCAAATCAACCATAGGGCTGTGATTCAAAACTGGAAGCTACATATTCACCACTTCGGTTAGGACTGGACATCAACCATAGCATGTTGCATTTACATGGTCTGCGATCACAACCCATGTTATCTCTATGTGGACTTTGTAAGCGGATCATCATGGCATCTAAACTAAAACGACGACCCAGGTCTACAACATAAACCATGTGAATAGGTTCAATAACTGACATACATAACTGGGATTCTGTAACATTTCGATATGTTACATTTGTAACAATTTTCATTCTTAACCTCTGTAGTTGACACTCACTAGGTTTGACTATAAAAAAAGTCAAAAATGCACTCAAAACCCTAAAATCAAATAAGCTTCAACAACAAACAAATCTAAGCAAACCCCTTAAATCTTAAAGCATCCAATCAACTACCATTAACAGCTCAAACACATTCTCctacaaaaacaatataaatcacATTCTCAAACCCATGTTACATAAACAAAGAAACCCATCAATCCAACACACAGAATCAACAAATAGCTAAACCCTGAAGAAAAGATCCAAACTTTTTAGGTTTTATAAATACCCAACTGAGAAAAACCATGAAATCAAGCAAATAGAGTGACAAATTAAGACGGGTATTTGCTAAAACTTACAGAAAATCAGTACAAGTGAGAAAATGAGCAAGAAATTGAGCTTCTGAGCTTCACTTTCCCTCATGCTTGATGGGTTGGTTATTGTCGCCCTTCAAGAAATATGAATTTATTGTAACAAATTTGCAAAATAATAAATGAGTGAATTTAAAGAAAGATTGTCATaattttgttgagaaaaagaaggCGGTGATGAAACGGGAATATATAGAGCAAGCAAGTAGTTTGGTTGCAGCTGTCTATTTATTTATATGCCAAGAGCCCCACAAAAATATATAGCGTGTAGATGAAATATATGTTTGTTATTTTGGAAAATCACTAAAATAGCTAGGACCACGCCGTTATTTCAATACTAGCCAACTGACACCTCTTCACGAGCTGGTACCGTTCACTGACACGGCTTAAGGAGTTCTTTCAACGCAAACCAATTGTGATGCGGGTGAACCCGGTCTGGAATGGGATCCCGGTTGAAGATTACCCGAAGATTTGGATAATATTTTATTCCTTAATTATCGAGTCTTTTATTAGTTATcgtatcttttatttattttgtttattcatgtttatCTCTAAAAATTTTTAGTTTCTAGTATAAATAGGGGTCTaggttttattatttagttagcttttgatttgattattagtaaaaagAACAATGTTCTTGAACctttttggttctttttatcgTCATTGATTATCAATTgttcttgagccatttgattgCACGCGAAACTGCatcaggtggtatcagagctatggttTATCAAATGGCTCTACGTGGAAAAGAAGAAACTTTCGTTCGTAGATTCGCCGCCGGAGGCAACGACGGAGTTCCTTTTAATCCGCAAGGATATGGTGATCATTCTCGTAGATTCGCCGCCCGAGGCAACGAGATTGTGGACCATGAAAACTTTCGTGAATCATGTGATGGTTATCATCCTCGTAGATTCGCCGCCCGAGGCAACGAGGATCCTGACCTTATCTATGATTCTTCTCCCGTGTATGATGAATATGAGGACGAGGAGTGGTATTCTTGGGTTACCGGTGGTGATCGAAACTTATTGGGAGATGAATCGGGTTTCAAAAGTCGTAAGGTTGGTGTTACAGCGGTAGAAAACGGTGATGATGCGGTTGCTCACGGTGGTCCTGCGCAGGCCATGGTGGTTACTGGTTGTGATACCTTGGTCAGGGGAGGTCCTTTGGTGGACCGAAAAATATTACTGGTTAGTTTTATCAATTTGGATATTGCTAATTGCATAAAATTATCTCTAGTGAAGGTGAGAAT
Coding sequences:
- the LOC110930832 gene encoding uncharacterized GPI-anchored protein At1g61900, which encodes MRESEAQKLNFLLIFSLVLIFCFNGSQCSSLHNSLIFDQRADNLLPEISPTGNPEPLYPLLGPSPFTITNNTAPKLSGLCTLDFDAIDTMRSITATDCFTVFAPYLANVVCCPQLEATLVILIGQSSKKTKTLSLNSTHAKHCLSDFDQILTSQGADNTLQQICSVGPSNLTEASCPVKDVDGFEKMVNTCKILASCGKIDLVNECCRETCQNAISEAAKDLASVSNEFDAMGIRRMSDISTRVINDCKSIVLRWLRAKEALRGLANCNLNKGKCGKVDIARVLFQGLIDKGLQLDVRTYNVMISGFCREGQLGEAKLLFLKMDQSGCPPDNVTYRVFLQGCLKNKHYDDIKMLLKEMDGRGYSLDASTLSLFIDQIAAGCLDRSMLKLLGKLV